From Brassica oleracea var. oleracea cultivar TO1000 chromosome C3, BOL, whole genome shotgun sequence, a single genomic window includes:
- the LOC106336304 gene encoding uncharacterized protein At1g04910 produces MMNLYAKDRMILSVLLFVVVLICNASTSSSASEAITIKPRHLSLLKSALQRPSGEQSELWRPMTDQGWSPCLDLGNSPSLPDKTEGYIQVFLDGGLNQQRMGICDAVAVAKILNATLVIPYLEVNPVWQDSSSFVDIFDVDHFINTLKDDIRIVRELPEELSWSTREYYGTAIRETRVKTAPVHASAKWYRENVSPVLQSFGIAAISPFSHRLSFDHLPAEIQRLRCKVNFQALRFVPHITSLGDALVSRLRNPLWRSSKDRKNVDHLGDMTNSHRRQEPGKFAVLHLRFDKDMAAHSACDFGGGKAEKLALAKYRQMIWQGRVLNSQFTDEELRSQGRCPLTPEEMGLLLAAFGFDNNTRLYLASHKVYGGEARISALRQVFPRMEDKRSLASSAERARIKGKASLLAALDYYVSMHSDIFISASPGNMHNALVGHRTFENLKTIRPNMALIGQLFLNKSITWVDFQQALGEGHVNRQGQIRLRKPKQSIYTYPAPDCMCHV; encoded by the exons ATGATGAATCTTTACGCGAAAGACAGGATGATTCTCTCTGTTCTCTTATTCGTCGTCGTTTTGATTTGCAACGCTTCTACTTCGTCTTCAGCATCT GAAGCAATCACAATAAAGCCAAGACATTTATCTTTACTAAAGAGTGCTTTACAACGG CCAAGTGGAGAACAGTCTGAGCTATGGAGGCCAATGACTGATCAAGGATGGAGTCCATGTCTTGATTTAGGAAACTCCCCTT CATTACCGGATAAAACCGAGGGCTACATTCAGGTGTTTCTCGATGGAGGACTTAACCAGCAACGAATGGGGATATGCGATGCAGTTGCTGTTGCCAAGATCTTAAACGCAACTCTCGTGATCCCTTATCTTGAAGTGAATCCTGTTTGGCAAGACTCAAG CTCTTTTGTTGATATCTTCGATGTGGATCATTTCATCAATACCTTAAAGGATGACATAAGAATAGTTAGAGAACTACCTGAGGAACTCTCTTGGAGCACAAGAGAGTATTACGGCACCGCTATCCGTGAAACCCGAGTCAAAACCGCTCCTGTTCATGCCTCTGCGAAATGGTATAGAGAGAATGTCTCACCGGTTCTTCAAAG TTTTGGGATAGCTGCTATTTCTCCGTTCTCTCATCGTCTATCGTTCGACCACTTACCTGCTGAGATTCAACGTCTAAGATGCAAAGTTAACTTCCAAGCGTTACGCTTTGTCCCTCACATTACATCGCTTGGCGACGCTCTTGTGAGCCGTCTTAGAAACCCGTTGTGGAGAAGCAGCAAGGATAGAAAGAATGTGGATCATTTAGGGGACATGACAAACTCTCACAGAAGACAGGAGCCTGGGAAGTTCGCTGTTCTTCATCTTCGCTTCGACAAG GACATGGCTGCACATTCAGCGTGTGATTTTGGTGGAGGCAAAGCGGAGAAACTTGCATTGGCCAAATATAGGCAAATGATATGGCAAGGAAGAGTGTTGAACTCTCAGTTCACAGACGAAGAGCTGAGAAGTCAAGGACGGTGTCCGTTAACACCAGAAGAGATGGGACTTCTTCTAGCTGCTTTCGGTTTCGACAACAATACTCGTCTCTATCTCGCGTCCCACAAG GTGTATGGAGGAGAAGCTAGAATCTCAGCACTGAGACAAGTGTTCCCAAGAATGGAAGACAAAAGAAGTCTTGCTTCTTCTGCAGAACGAGCTCGTATCAAAGGCAAAGCTTCTTTACTAGCTGCACTCGATTACTACGTAAGCATGCACAGCGACATTTTCATCTCTGCGTCGCCTGGAAACATGCACAACGCTCTTGTGGGTCATCGAACGTTCGAGAATCTCAAGACGATTAGACCAAACATGGCTTTGATAGGACAGCTTTTCCTGAACAAAAGCATCACGTGGGTCGATTTCCAACAGGCGCTTGGTGAAGGGCACGTGAACAGACAAGGACAGATCCGGTTAAGGAAGCCGAAACAGTCGATTTATACTTATCCGGCTCCTGATTGTATGTGCCATGTCTGA
- the LOC106330483 gene encoding uncharacterized protein LOC106330483: MHIEVDTSGVDDMNLAMQEADLFEAQGKGLSFTWWNNQELTHISKKIDHALINQSWATKFPEGYAEFLEPHQSDHAPCLFHLPSARRRVPKPFKFYNHILDHPQFEETLQRQLLTNPNIQTVVQEHEARAKWQTLAKAEEKFYHQRSRVKWYDLGDRNTTFYHKTVDQRATQNHIHFLTASDGSLVNGIDAIKAHAADYFSGILGSSDMAVSPCTTPELQDLLPFRCSNTQIQALETPVLDDEITRTLFSLPKDKCSGPDGYNVEFMRASWSIVGKDVCEPIKEFFRNGRLLKDLNCTAIVLIPKNLEASALGDYRPISCCNMVYKLISKIIANRIKPILKECISKNQAAFLKGRSLGENVLLASDLIMDYEKAACPRSSMLKVDIRKAIDTVSWDFLSKVLEAQVFLHSVNGELAGFFSSKKGLRKGDSISLYLFIMAMEVLSKLLEKAVGQGAIKVHPKCAEPLISHMLFADDLLVFSDGSRHSLSAFLWNNKAATARGARVAWKDICKPKKEGGLCIRLLEEFEMVFRLKHVWNYFTNPDPLWVDWLKVHVFHRKPFWMMEDNPRLSKAVQSMVQMKDQLVDFLRCQIGNGKSAMFWFDSWNSLGPLIEFFGASGPRQLRIRLSASVADATANGVWNLPSARSEQSVSLQALLTMIPTPTASLDRDQYLWVQVDGNFGSVFSSKVTWERVRTSSPIRPWYKTIWFKEHIPINFFISWLALLRRLPTRDRLRRWGLNVPDTCVLCQVAVETHHHLFFECGFSETIWAYFAAKVWPNPPLDLHSAAAWINMARNNFSPQARCIIKLVFQSSIYLIWKERNLRIFTSTSSTTNTVHSAVDRKIRDQLLSIQPSPRIQPSFLQFFFACTRPL; encoded by the exons ATGCATATTGAAGTTGATACCTCTGGAGTTGATGACATGAATCTAGCAATGCAGGAGGCTGATCTCTTTGAAGCTCAAGGAAAAGGGCTTTCTTTCACTTGGTGGAACAACCAAGAGTTAACTCATATTTCCAAGAAGATAGATCATGCATTGATCAATCAAAGTTGGGCTACAAAATTCCCTGAAGGTTACGCCGAGTTCTTGGAACCACACCAGTCTGATCACGCCCCCTGCCTCTTTCACCTTCCCTCTGCGCGAAGAAGAGTTCCAAAACCTTTTAAGTTCTATAATCACATCTTGGATCACCCGCAATTCGAGGAAACT CTCCAACGACAGTTATTAACAAATCCAAACATTCAGACAGTTGTCCAGGAGCATGAAGCTAGAGCAAAATGGCAGACCTTGGCCAAGGCTGAGGAAAAATTTTATCACCAGAGATCCCGAGTTAAATGGTATGATTTAGGAGACAGGAACACAACTTTTTACCACAAGACTGTTGATCAGCGTGCTACTCAGAATCATATTCACTTCTTAACAGCCAGTGATGGAAGCTTGGTGAATGGTATTGACGCTATAAAAGCTCATGCGGCGGATTATTTCTCTGGGATTCTTGGATCTTCAGACATGGCGGTATCACCTTGCACCACTCCCGAGCTACAAGACTTGCTCCCCTTCAGATGTTCGAATACTCAGATACAAGCTTTGGAAACGCCAGTACTGGATGATGAAATAACCAGAACATTATTCTCTCTGCCTAAAGATAAGTGTTCAGGGCCTGATGGATATAATGTGGAATTTATGCGAGCTTCTTGGAGTATTGTTGGGAAAGATGTTTGTGAACCGATTAAGGAATTCTTTCGGAATGGCAGGCTACTCAAGGATCTAAACTGTACAGCCATTGTTCTTATCCCCAAGAACCTTGAAGCCAGTGCACTTGGAGACTATCGCCCAATAAGCTGCTGTAATATGGTTTATAAGCTTATTTCCAAGATCATCGCGAACCGAATAAAGCCTATACTGAAAGAATGTATAAGCAAAAATCAGGCAGCATTTCTTAAAGGGCGCAGTCTTGGAGAGAACGTTCTGCTTGCTTCGGATTTAATCATGGATTATGAAAAAGCGGCATGTCCTAGGAGTTCTATGCTCAAAGTCGATATCAGAAAGGCCATCGATACAGTCTCTTGGGATTTCTTAAGCAAGGTTCTTGAAGCGCAAGTTTTCCTCCACT CAGTCAATGGAGAGCTAGCTGGGTTCTTCTCTAGTAAGAAAGGGCTAAGGAAAGGTGATTCAATATCACTGTACCTCTTTATCATGGCGATGGAGGTGTTATCTAAACTCCTGGAGAAAGCAGTGGGTCAGGGAGCTATCAAAGTCCATCCAAAGTGCGCAGAACCTCTAATATCTCATATGTTATTCGCTGATGATCTCTTGGTTTTCAGCGATGGCTCAAGACATTCTTTATCGG CTTTTCTTTGGAATAATAAAGCTGCAACGGCAAGGGGAGCTAGAGTGGCTTGGAAAGATATATGCAAGCCTAAAAAAGAGGGTGGTCTATGCATAAGACTATTGGAGGAGTTCGAAATGGTTTTTAGACTTAAGCATGTATGGAACTATTTTACAAACCCTGACCCTTTGTGGGTGGACTGGCTTAAGGTACATGTGTTTCACAGGAAACCTTTTTGGATGATGGAAGATAATCCCCGACTCTCAAAGGCGGTTCAGAGTATGGTGCAGATGAAGGACCAACTTGTTGACTTCCTGAGATGTCAGATTGGAAATGGAAAGTCAGCAATGTTTTGGTTCGACTCATGGAATTCGTTAGGCCCCTTGATTGAGTTTTTCGGAGCTTCTGGGCCGAGACAATTAAGAATCAGACTGTCAGCCTCTGTGGCTGATGCAACAGCAAATGGAGTCTGGAATTTGCCTTCAGCAAGATCAGAACAGAGCGTATCACTGCAGGCATTATTGACAATGATCCCAACTCCGACTGCATCTCTGGATCGCGACCAATATCTCTGGGTCCAAGTAGATGGGAACTTTGGTTCTGTTTTCTCATCAAAGGTAACTTGGGAGCGTGTTAGGACTTCCTCTCCAATACGACCTTGGTACAAAACAATCTGGTTTAAGGAGCACATCCCCATAAACTTTTTCATCTCATGGTTAGCGTTACTACGACGCCTCCCGACGCGAGACAGACTCCGGCGATGGGGCTTAAACGTCCCTGATACATGTGTTCTGTGTCAAGTTGCGGTGGAGACACATCATCACCTCTTCTTTGAGTGTGGATTTTCAGAGACTATATGGGCTTACTTTGCAGCAAAGGTCTGGCCGAACCCGCCTCTGGACTTGCATTCAGCGGCTGCGTGGATCAACATGGCTAGGAACAACTTTTCACCGCAAGCTCGGTGCATAATCAAGCTCGTGTTTCAGTCCTCCATATACCTAATATGGAAGGAAAGAAATTTGAGGATATTCACTTCCACCTCCTCCACCACTAACACTGTTCATTCTGCTGTGGACAGGAAAATAAGAGACCAACTGCTCTCCATCCAGCCATCTCCTCGCATCCAGCCTTCTTTCCTCCAGTTCTTCTTCGCTTGTACCAGACCACTGTGA